One stretch of Theropithecus gelada isolate Dixy chromosome 12, Tgel_1.0, whole genome shotgun sequence DNA includes these proteins:
- the NEU2 gene encoding sialidase-2 → MASLPVLQKESVFQSGAAHAYRIPALLYLPGQQTLLAFAEQRASKKDEHAELIVLCRGGYDASTRQVQWQAQEVVAQAQLDGHRSMNPCPLYDAQTGTLFLFFIAIPGQVTEQQQLQTRANVTRLCQVTSTDHGRTWSSPRDLTDAAIGPAYREWSTFAVGPGHCLQLHDRAQSLVVPAYAYRNLHPIQRPSPSAFCFLSHDHGRTWVRGHFVAQDTLECQVAEVEAGEQRVVTLNARSHLRARIQAQSTNDGLDFQESQLVKKLVEPPPQGCQGSVISFPSPHSGPGSPAQWLLYTHPTHSWQRADLGAYLNPRPPAPEAWSEPVLLAKGNCAYSDLQSMGTGPDGSPLFGCLYEANDYEEIVFLMFTLKQAFPAEYLPQ, encoded by the exons ATGGCCTCCCTCCCTGTCCTGCAGAAGGAGAGCGTGTTCCAGTCGGGAGCCGCCCATGCCTACAGAATCCCTGCCCTGCTCTACCTGCCTGGGCAGCAGACCCTGCTGGCCTTCGCGGAACAGCGGGCAAGCAAGAAGGATGAGCACGCAGAGCTGATTGTCCTGTGCAGAGGAGGCTACGATGCATCCACCCGCCAGGTTCAG TGGCAAGCTCAGGAGGTGGTGGCCCAGGCCCAGCTGGATGGACACCGGTCCATGAACCCATGCCCCTTGTATGATGCGCAGACGGGGacactcttcctcttcttcattgCCATCCCTGGGCAAGTCACGGAGCAACAGCAGCTGCAGACCAGGGCCAATGTGACGCGGCTGTGCCAAGTAACCAGCACTGACCACGGGAGGACCTGGAGCTCCCCCAGAGACCTCACTGATGCGGCCATCGGCCCAGCCTACCGGGAATGGTCCACCTTTGCGGTGGGCCCGGGGCATTGCTTGCAGCTGCACGACAGGGCCCAGAGCCTGGTGGTGCCCGCCTATGCCTACCGGAACCTTCACCCCATCCAAAGGCCGAGCCCCTCCGCCTTCTGCTTCCTCAGCCATGACCATGGGCGCACGTGGGTGAGAGGGCACTTTGTGGCCCAGGACACCCTGGAGTGCCAGGTGGCCGAAGTCGAGGCTGGGGAGCAGAGGGTGGTGACCCTCAACGCGAGAAGCCACCTCCGAGCCAGGATCCAGGCCCAGAGCACCAATGACGGGCTTGATTTCCAGGAGTCTCAGCTGGTGAAGAAGCTGGTGGAGCCGCCGCCCCAGGGCTGCCAAGGGAGTGTCATCAGCTTCCCCAGCCCCCACTCGGGGCCCGGTTCCCCAGCCCAGTGGCTGCTCTACACTCACCCCACACACTCCTGGCAGAGGGCCGATCTGGGCGCCTACCTCAACCCGCGACCTCCAGCCCCCGAGGCCTGGTCGGAGCCAGTACTGCTGGCCAAGGGCAACTGTGCCTACTCAGATCTCCAGAGCATGGGCACCGGCCCCGATGGGTCCCCCTTGTTTGGGTGTCTGTACGAAGCCAATGATTACGAGGAGATTGTCTTTCTCATGTTCACCCTGAAGCAAGCCTTCCCGGCTGAGTACCTGCCTCAGTGa